The following are encoded in a window of Candidatus Neomarinimicrobiota bacterium genomic DNA:
- a CDS encoding DsrE/DsrF/DrsH-like family protein translates to MSETNGQPKRMALIASKGTLDWAYPPFILASTAAAMEMEVGIFFTFYGLTLLKKNIEAKVAPHTNPAMPMKMPFGPKGFQDFEWPMPNLLMGNMPGFETVATSLMKKTFKNKGVATIEELRDTCLEADVKMIGCQMTMDVFGFTRDDFIEGIDVGGAATFLDFAADADIQLFI, encoded by the coding sequence ATGAGTGAGACGAATGGACAACCAAAAAGGATGGCACTGATTGCATCCAAGGGGACGCTGGACTGGGCATATCCGCCTTTTATCCTCGCTTCCACTGCGGCGGCTATGGAGATGGAGGTAGGGATATTCTTTACCTTTTACGGCCTGACGCTTCTGAAGAAGAATATCGAGGCAAAAGTAGCGCCACACACAAATCCGGCCATGCCCATGAAGATGCCGTTTGGGCCGAAAGGGTTTCAGGATTTCGAATGGCCCATGCCGAACCTGCTGATGGGCAATATGCCGGGATTTGAGACTGTAGCCACGTCATTGATGAAGAAGACCTTTAAGAACAAAGGTGTGGCGACTATCGAGGAGTTGCGTGACACCTGTCTTGAGGCGGATGTGAAGATGATTGGCTGCCAGATGACCATGGACGTGTTCGGTTTCACCAGGGATGACTTTATTGAAGGTATCGATGTTGGCGGGGCGGCTACGTTCTTAGATTTTGCTGCCGACGCTGATATCCAGCTCTTTATCTAA
- a CDS encoding sulfurtransferase TusA family protein — MTEFHEDQELDCKGMNCPLPILKTKKTMDGMNSGEILKMVATDPGSINDVNAFTKRTGHELIESIAEDGDYTFFIRKS; from the coding sequence ATGACTGAATTTCATGAGGATCAGGAACTCGACTGCAAGGGGATGAACTGCCCCCTGCCGATCCTCAAGACAAAAAAGACTATGGATGGCATGAATAGCGGCGAAATCCTGAAGATGGTAGCTACTGACCCGGGATCGATCAATGACGTGAACGCATTTACCAAGCGCACGGGGCACGAACTCATTGAGTCCATTGCTGAAGATGGCGATTACACTTTCTTTATTCGAAAATCATAA